The Sesamum indicum cultivar Zhongzhi No. 13 linkage group LG6, S_indicum_v1.0, whole genome shotgun sequence genome has a segment encoding these proteins:
- the LOC105164118 gene encoding LIM domain-containing protein WLIM2b, whose amino-acid sequence MTQFGTTKKCTACDKTVYPVEMMSADGVPYHNTCFRCSHCNGRLTMSSYSAVDGKLYCKPHFEQLFKETGSFTTKKFQSSGKHGELNRTPSKVSSLFSGTQEKCQVCKKTVYPLEKVTVEGEFYHKSCFRCAHGGCNLTTSSYAALDGILYCKPHFAQLFKEKGSYTHLTKAASLKRNALAQEAGLVGPDDQPPPPENPVELEQDV is encoded by the exons ATGACGCAGTTTGGCACGACGAAGAAATGCACCGCCTGCGATAAAACCGTGTATCCTGTGGAGATGATGTCCGCCGATGGAGTTCCTTATCATAATACCTGCTTCAGGTGCAGCCACTGCAATGGCCGTCTCACG ATGAGCAGCTACTCTGCTGTGGATGGAAAACTGTACTGCAAGCCTCACTTTGAACAACTTTTCAAGGAAACAGGCAGCTTCACTACCAAGAAATTCCAATCAT CTGGGAAGCACGGAGAACTG AATAGGACTCCTAGTAAAGTCTCCAGCCTTTTCTCTGGCACCCAAGAGAAATGTCAAGTCTGCAAGAAGACAGTTTACCCTCTGGAGAAG GTGACGGTGGAGGGCGAATTCTACCATAAGTCATGCTTCAGGTGTGCTCATGGAGGTTGCAATCTGACAACCTCATCATACGCGGCGCTGGACGGCATTCTCTACTGCAAGCCCCACTTTGCGCAGCTCTTCAAGGAGAAGGGCAGCTACACTCATCTCACCAAGGCTGCATCCCTCAAGAGAAACGCGTTGGCTCAAGAAGCAGGCCTGGTCGGACCCGATGATCAGCCTCCGCCGCCTGAAAACCCCGTCGAGCTTGAACAGGACGTGTAA